In Aspergillus nidulans FGSC A4 chromosome II, a single window of DNA contains:
- a CDS encoding uncharacterized protein (transcript_id=CADANIAT00005057) — MSDAQKPVEETPVAAPAASATETPAATEAPVATEAPATEAPKETTAEGTEGAVEAAPAATEEAKADAPAEETKEEAKEVVPASEGTLGYKAPGLVKSLRFSKRFFYFSDEAVEAKQLSAYRSNEKPAVANPIVAWASQTGKGLLFFTKRPEDKATPAGIISLADISDVTKEGSNEFLFKLNGHKHTFQASTTAERDSWIAALEAKSTEAKAEKDTITSSEGYKAELEKLSKPAAVAAKPAETKEEAKEGEDKKEEETPAAGAATSSATASAEETKDKDAKSRSRSRKRTSIFGTLLGKKDEAEEKKEEKKEEEAKPAETTETPAAEASAVTEPAATEAPAAATETTDKKEEEKKEEKKEETEAAPAPKSKRSSLFGNFFQKVTSPSQEKTEKEAAAPAEPAPVASTAPQLDNPVEEAAKPIEPESVTAAPEVEAAKDTPAESPAETPAATTKDKRRTSFFGSFGKKKADSGDEAAEGEAKPKNKLGGLFRKPSKAVKSEAKEAKETTETGEAAEPKTEAVAEATPAEESSKPADAPATEEAKPVVSSTAAPVQAAA; from the exons ATGTCTGACGCTCAGAAGCCTGTTGAGGAGACCCCTGTGgccgctcctgctgcttctgccacCGAGACTCCTGCTGCTACTGAGGCCCCTGTTGCCACCGAGGCCCCCGCCACCGAAGCTCCCAAGGAGACCACCGCTGAGGGCACCGAGGGAGCTGTGGAGGCTGCCCCCGCTGCTACCGAGGAGGCCAAGGCTGATGCTCCAGCTGAGGAGACCAAGGAAGAGGCTAAGGAGGTTGTCCCTGCCTCTGAGGGCACCCTTGGCTACAAGGCTCCTGGTCTGGTCAA GAGCCTTCGCTTCTCCAAGCGTTTCTTCTACTTCAgcgatgaggctgttgaggctAAGCAGCTCTCCGCCTACCGCAGCAACGAGAAGCCCGCTGTTGCCAACCCCATTGTTGCCTGGGCCAGCCAAACCGGCAAGGGactgctcttcttcaccaagCGCCCTGAGGACAAGGCTACTCCTGCTGGTATCATCAGCTTG GCCGACATCTCTGACGTGACCAAGGAAGGCTCCAACgagttcctcttcaagctcaacggCCACAAGCACACCTTCCAGGCCTCTACCACAGCCGAGCGTGACAGCTGGATCGCTGCCCTCGAGGCCAAGTCCACCGAGGCCAAGGCCGAGAAGGATACCATCACCTCTAGCGAGGGTTACAaggctgagcttgagaagctgagcaagcctgctgctgttgctgccaaGCCTgccgagaccaaggaggaggctaaggagggagaggacaagaaggaggaagagactcctgctgctggtgccgCTACTTCTTCTGCTACCGCCTCCGCTGAAGAgaccaaggacaaggacgCTAAGAGCCGCTCTCGTTCCCGCAAGAGGACTTCTATTTTCGGCACTCTCCTTGGTaagaaggatgaggctgaggaaaagaaggaggaaaagaaggaggaggaggcgaaGCCTGCCGAGACCACCGAGACTCCTGCCGCCGAGGCCTCCGCTGTCACTGAGCCTGCCGCTACTGAGG cccctgctgctgctaccgaGACTACcgacaagaaggaggaggagaagaaggaagagaaaaaggaggagaCTGAGGCCGCTCCCGCGCCGAAGTCGAAGCGCTCTTCTCTGTTTGGTAACTTCTTCCAGAAGGTCACCAGCCCCTCTCAagagaagacggagaaggaagctgctgctcctgccGAACCTGCTCCTGTCGCTAGCACCGCTCCCCAGCTCGACAACCCTGTTGAGGAGGCTGCTAAGCCCATCGAGCCTGAGAGCGTGACTGCCGCTCCCGAGGTTGAGGCTGCTAAGGACACTCCTGCTGAATCTCCCGCCGAGACTCCTGCCGCTACCACCAAGGACAAGCGCCGCACGTCCTTCTTTGGCAGCtttggcaagaagaaggctgactCTGGTGACGAGGCCGCTGAGGGTGAGGCTAAGCCCAAGAACAAGCTCGGAGGCCTTTTCCGCAAGCCCAGCAAGGCTGTGAAGTCCGAGGCtaaggaggccaaggagaCCACCGAGACTGgtgaggctgctgagcctAAAACCGAGGCCGTTGCTGAGGCCACCCCTGCTGAGGAGTCTTCCAAGCCCGCTGATGCTCCCGCCACCGAGGAGGCCAAGCCTGTCGTCTCCTCCACTGCCGCCCCCGTCCAGGCCGCTGCTTGA